Proteins from one Acidihalobacter prosperus genomic window:
- a CDS encoding energy transducer TonB, with translation MLALAFEVLIAVLLLWPWHHAPAPPPPAKPQQVTTVQFVKLPPPPPPQPVVQPRIVPPPPIPKPQIVIPKKPKPKPVVHHKPKPVHHVIHKPRPVHHRPKPIVHHKPKPVPKPKPAPHPHVVPHPAPQAVKSPLPAPKVAPVSGPSPSAIAAYSQALHVLIQNNVQVGEMVRQLGLSGSVRVRFVLGPQGGAAQDVHIISGGANPLIRHDALKTVGQLSYPPFPKAFGKAHRTFEVVVQINSGN, from the coding sequence GTGCTGGCGCTCGCGTTCGAGGTGCTGATCGCGGTGCTGCTGCTGTGGCCGTGGCACCACGCGCCGGCGCCGCCGCCGCCGGCGAAGCCGCAGCAGGTGACCACGGTGCAGTTCGTCAAGCTGCCGCCGCCTCCGCCGCCGCAGCCGGTGGTGCAGCCCAGGATCGTGCCGCCGCCGCCGATCCCCAAGCCGCAGATCGTGATCCCGAAGAAGCCCAAGCCCAAGCCGGTGGTGCACCACAAGCCCAAGCCCGTGCATCACGTGATCCACAAGCCGCGGCCGGTGCATCACAGGCCCAAGCCGATCGTGCATCACAAACCCAAGCCGGTGCCCAAGCCCAAGCCCGCGCCGCATCCGCACGTGGTGCCGCACCCGGCGCCGCAGGCGGTCAAGTCGCCGCTGCCGGCACCGAAGGTGGCGCCCGTGTCCGGGCCCAGCCCGTCGGCGATCGCCGCCTACAGCCAGGCCCTGCACGTGCTGATCCAGAACAACGTGCAGGTCGGCGAGATGGTGCGCCAGCTCGGCCTGTCCGGCAGCGTGCGGGTGCGCTTCGTGCTCGGCCCCCAGGGCGGCGCCGCGCAGGACGTGCACATCATCTCCGGCGGCGCCAATCCCCTCATCCGCCACGACGCGCTCAAGACCGTCGGACAGCTCAGCTACCCACCGTTCCCCAAGGCCTTCGGCAAAGCACACCGTACCTTCGAGGTCGTCGTGCAGATCAATTCCGGTAATTAA
- a CDS encoding bifunctional YncE family protein/alkaline phosphatase family protein: MSSMCQRFSSRRRWLIPLIVTVLLSHAAWADDEAGAEDDAPAVPMVGRLGDLAAVTHEIATGRRISPVGTLLGTSNFVTAVVVDDGRAYVLSSGATHAQTVAAYQAHDLRASGQVQGYRREIAAGAPDAGVLRIARQDFFQGLAAGPGGHVYAAGGVSDVLLALRHDRQGFHELRRYRLAFHPFPRDQYPYHYQGSRGGAYHFYPDGVTLDHEGRHAYVTGLLSNAVARIDLATGATQYANAGPYPFAPVLADHGQLLVVSDWGGCGVSVLDARSLKPLGQVCVGPRTGPDNADPGIHPTGLVAVPGTAKVVFAAANLDEAVEIDARSLKVVRTFDDAPYPGAPPGSYPDAVAVHGGRLFVANAGNNDVAIFDLASGRRLGLVPTAWYPTGLAAGPDALYVVAAKGMGSGPNLKHQWVGTMMHGVLQRIDYTHLNAELPRLTSLALRDNGFDQARRDALAHANRETATWLRRHIRHVVFILRENKTFDEELGDYRPAGRWADPKLALYGPRQLPNLYAWADRYALFDNFYADGEVTAQGHQWVTGASDSDFVQRTWPQYYSGRGLVPNPGWTQSLVPAKLADGTGGIPGGAANPYAIYTDLPKLGRWSNPWIAYPQRLYLFNDLLAHRVSFEDFGEFVSRNEAGVIAPAMRAHLAVDFPGWDRMILDTHRAHVAIDWMRRHAADLPRFTYIWLPDDHTAGRSPCYYTPDYYVANNDRATAQIVHYLSTTPQWKHTLVIVTEDDAQSGADHIDAHRTFAIALGPWVRHTQVTTRYSQVNLVRTIEAILGLPPMSQWDANAAVIRGIWRDRPDAAEVPVQPLRTPVAYNTGSCPDGKLLRRIAGASGQTVTASWIRAHLHPDGATVSPKADNRYTPTSLLKIPGPEQMRQEWIASKGQASYEKTLRYLKAMAHEQHAPLSHFMASDDGD, from the coding sequence ATGTCGTCCATGTGCCAACGGTTTTCTTCCCGCCGTCGATGGCTGATTCCACTGATCGTGACGGTGCTGCTGTCGCATGCCGCATGGGCCGACGATGAGGCGGGGGCGGAAGATGACGCGCCGGCCGTGCCGATGGTCGGACGTCTCGGCGATCTGGCGGCGGTCACGCACGAGATTGCCACGGGCAGGCGTATCAGCCCGGTCGGTACGTTGCTCGGGACGTCCAATTTCGTGACCGCTGTGGTTGTCGACGACGGCCGCGCCTACGTGTTGTCCAGCGGCGCCACGCATGCGCAGACGGTTGCGGCCTATCAGGCCCACGATTTGCGGGCATCGGGGCAGGTGCAGGGATACAGGCGCGAAATCGCGGCCGGGGCGCCGGATGCCGGCGTGCTGCGCATCGCCCGTCAGGACTTCTTCCAGGGGCTCGCCGCCGGCCCCGGCGGGCACGTCTATGCCGCGGGCGGTGTCAGCGACGTGCTGCTGGCGCTGCGCCACGACCGGCAGGGCTTCCATGAACTGCGGCGCTATCGCCTCGCCTTCCACCCTTTCCCGCGGGATCAGTATCCGTATCACTATCAGGGTTCGCGCGGCGGCGCGTACCACTTCTATCCGGACGGGGTGACGCTCGATCACGAGGGGCGCCATGCTTACGTCACCGGCTTGCTCAGCAATGCGGTGGCGCGTATCGATCTCGCAACCGGCGCCACCCAATACGCCAACGCGGGACCGTATCCTTTTGCTCCCGTGCTCGCCGACCACGGCCAGCTACTGGTCGTCAGCGACTGGGGCGGATGCGGCGTGAGCGTACTCGACGCTCGCAGCCTCAAGCCCCTGGGGCAGGTTTGCGTGGGTCCCAGGACGGGGCCGGACAACGCCGACCCTGGCATCCACCCCACCGGCCTCGTCGCCGTGCCCGGCACGGCCAAGGTGGTATTCGCGGCGGCGAATCTGGACGAGGCCGTGGAAATCGACGCGCGCAGCCTCAAGGTCGTGCGTACCTTCGACGACGCACCCTATCCCGGCGCGCCCCCGGGGAGTTATCCGGATGCCGTCGCCGTTCACGGCGGACGGCTGTTCGTCGCCAATGCCGGCAACAACGACGTCGCCATATTCGATCTCGCCAGCGGGCGGCGGTTGGGCCTGGTCCCCACCGCCTGGTATCCCACCGGGCTCGCCGCCGGTCCCGATGCGCTCTACGTGGTGGCCGCCAAGGGTATGGGCAGCGGGCCGAACCTCAAGCACCAGTGGGTCGGCACGATGATGCATGGCGTGCTCCAGCGCATCGACTACACGCACCTGAACGCCGAGTTGCCGCGCCTGACCTCGCTCGCGCTGCGCGACAATGGTTTCGATCAGGCGCGGCGCGATGCGCTGGCGCATGCCAATCGGGAGACGGCGACCTGGCTGCGCCGGCATATTCGCCACGTGGTCTTCATCCTGCGCGAGAACAAGACCTTCGACGAGGAACTCGGCGACTACCGGCCCGCCGGTCGCTGGGCCGACCCCAAGCTCGCCCTCTACGGCCCGCGCCAGCTGCCCAACCTCTACGCCTGGGCCGACCGCTACGCCCTGTTCGACAACTTCTACGCCGACGGCGAGGTCACCGCCCAGGGCCACCAGTGGGTCACCGGCGCCTCCGACTCCGACTTCGTGCAGCGCACCTGGCCGCAGTACTACTCCGGCCGCGGCCTCGTGCCCAACCCCGGCTGGACCCAGTCGCTGGTGCCCGCCAAGCTCGCCGACGGCACCGGCGGCATCCCCGGCGGGGCCGCCAACCCCTACGCCATCTACACCGATCTGCCCAAGCTCGGGCGCTGGTCCAATCCCTGGATCGCCTACCCGCAGCGGCTGTACCTGTTCAACGACCTGCTGGCGCATCGGGTCAGCTTCGAGGATTTCGGCGAGTTCGTATCGCGCAACGAGGCCGGCGTCATCGCCCCGGCCATGCGGGCGCATCTGGCCGTCGACTTCCCCGGCTGGGACCGCATGATCCTCGACACCCACCGCGCGCACGTGGCCATCGACTGGATGCGTCGTCATGCCGCCGACCTGCCCCGGTTCACCTACATCTGGCTGCCCGATGATCACACCGCCGGACGCAGTCCCTGCTACTACACGCCTGATTACTATGTCGCCAATAACGACCGCGCAACCGCGCAGATCGTGCACTATCTGAGCACCACGCCGCAGTGGAAGCACACCCTGGTGATCGTGACCGAGGACGATGCGCAATCAGGCGCCGATCACATCGACGCCCATCGCACCTTCGCGATCGCCCTGGGGCCGTGGGTGCGCCACACGCAGGTCACCACGCGTTATTCCCAGGTCAATCTCGTGCGCACCATCGAGGCCATTCTCGGTTTGCCACCGATGTCGCAGTGGGATGCCAATGCCGCGGTGATCCGCGGCATCTGGCGCGACCGTCCGGACGCCGCCGAGGTGCCGGTGCAGCCGCTGCGCACGCCGGTGGCCTACAACACTGGCAGCTGTCCCGACGGCAAGTTGCTGCGTCGCATCGCGGGCGCTAGCGGCCAGACCGTGACCGCATCCTGGATTCGCGCTCATCTCCACCCGGATGGCGCCACAGTGTCTCCGAAGGCCGACAACCGCTATACGCCGACCAGCTTGCTCAAGATTCCCGGTCCCGAGCAGATGCGTCAGGAATGGATCGCCAGCAAGGGCCAGGCGAGTTACGAGAAAACCCTGCGCTACCTCAAGGCCATGGCCCACGAGCAGCATGCGCCGCTCAGCCACTTCATGGCGAGTGACGACGGCGATTGA